A window of the Chloroflexus sp. Y-396-1 genome harbors these coding sequences:
- a CDS encoding glycosyltransferase family 2 protein: MAHYDISIVIPCYNEAEGLSVMRDRLVQALPLVGERGRVQLVLVNDGSRDRTGELLEQTFGSWPDTVIVHHATNRGLGAALRTGFAHATGEIIVTCDSDGTYPFSEIPALLDHLTPDVDLVTASPYHPGGGIENVPAYRVFISKSASLCYRLLVDARIHTYTALFRACRRHVIDHITTHADGFLMVTEWLVEALLSGYRVAEYPTTLRVRQYGQSKARVWQITKTHIRYMTGILQRRLIQPRTKAISHGG; this comes from the coding sequence GTGGCACACTACGATATTTCCATTGTCATTCCCTGTTATAACGAAGCCGAAGGCTTATCGGTCATGCGTGACCGGCTCGTGCAGGCATTGCCTCTCGTGGGTGAACGCGGACGGGTACAACTGGTATTGGTCAATGACGGTAGTCGTGACAGAACGGGCGAGTTGCTGGAACAGACCTTTGGTTCCTGGCCCGATACCGTGATCGTCCATCACGCAACAAACCGAGGCCTTGGCGCTGCCCTGCGTACCGGTTTCGCCCATGCCACCGGTGAGATCATTGTCACCTGTGACAGTGATGGCACCTACCCGTTTAGTGAAATACCTGCCCTCCTGGATCATCTCACACCTGATGTCGATCTGGTAACTGCTTCACCGTACCATCCTGGCGGCGGTATCGAGAATGTGCCTGCATACCGGGTCTTCATCAGCAAATCGGCCTCGCTCTGTTATCGATTGCTGGTTGATGCGCGTATTCATACCTACACTGCCCTCTTCCGTGCCTGCCGCCGCCATGTCATCGATCACATTACCACCCATGCAGATGGCTTTCTGATGGTCACTGAGTGGCTGGTTGAAGCTCTGCTCAGCGGGTATCGTGTTGCTGAATATCCGACTACGCTACGGGTTCGGCAATACGGGCAATCGAAAGCACGGGTCTGGCAAATCACGAAAACGCACATTCGCTATATGACCGGCATTCTCCAGCGTCGCTTGATTCAACCACGAACAAAGGCCATTTCACACGGTGGATAA
- a CDS encoding EamA family transporter, giving the protein MRHSPPTITADIEQPTRRKGSLAMSTIMLILIATALGVIGQMMLKQGMGAMGPLALSLETTPGIIWRIVTSPMVIGGLLVYGIGTFFWLITLSRIDLSVAYPFVSLNHIIIFLLAWLVLHEQVNPLRAAGVIVICAGMLMVARS; this is encoded by the coding sequence ATGAGACACAGCCCGCCAACAATTACCGCTGACATCGAGCAGCCAACGCGACGGAAGGGTTCACTGGCAATGAGCACAATTATGTTGATCTTGATCGCGACCGCACTAGGAGTCATCGGTCAAATGATGCTCAAGCAAGGTATGGGTGCAATGGGGCCACTGGCTTTAAGTCTGGAGACGACACCGGGTATTATCTGGCGCATTGTTACCTCACCAATGGTCATTGGTGGCCTGCTGGTATACGGCATCGGTACCTTCTTCTGGCTAATTACACTCTCGCGAATCGATCTCAGTGTTGCGTACCCCTTTGTTAGCCTCAACCACATTATCATCTTCCTCCTGGCATGGCTGGTCCTTCACGAGCAGGTGAATCCATTGCGGGCTGCGGGTGTCATCGTTATTTGTGCCGGTATGTTGATGGTTGCACGTTCGTAA
- a CDS encoding SIS domain-containing protein translates to MNHLASYVVQTCQTLEQLPLIELQQIADAIWDAYQRDATIFICGNGGSAATASHFACDLAKWTINPQTRRVRAIALTDNIPLITAWSNDQSYADVFVEQLQSLYRDGDIIIAISGSGNSANVVRAIEWGNSVGAVTIGITGYDGGKLYRIARIGLHIKNHFMPLVEDIHSVICHALAVNLGRQIEDALQSATLQAREVGGRR, encoded by the coding sequence ATGAATCATCTTGCGTCGTATGTCGTACAGACGTGCCAGACTCTTGAGCAATTACCACTGATTGAATTACAGCAGATAGCCGATGCTATCTGGGATGCATATCAGCGTGATGCGACGATCTTCATCTGCGGGAACGGTGGTAGTGCCGCAACGGCCTCGCACTTTGCTTGTGATCTCGCCAAATGGACGATTAATCCTCAGACGCGCCGGGTGCGAGCAATTGCGTTAACTGACAACATTCCCCTCATCACCGCCTGGTCCAACGATCAAAGCTATGCCGATGTGTTCGTTGAGCAATTGCAATCCCTCTACCGGGATGGCGACATCATCATTGCGATTTCCGGTAGCGGTAACTCTGCCAATGTCGTGCGGGCTATCGAATGGGGCAACAGCGTTGGTGCAGTCACCATCGGGATTACCGGTTACGATGGCGGCAAACTGTACCGCATTGCCCGAATTGGACTGCACATCAAAAACCACTTTATGCCTCTGGTTGAAGATATTCATAGTGTTATCTGTCACGCATTGGCAGTTAATCTGGGTCGCCAGATAGAAGACGCTCTACAATCAGCGACATTGCAGGCCAGAGAAGTAGGAGGTCGGCGATGA
- a CDS encoding DegT/DnrJ/EryC1/StrS aminotransferase family protein, translated as MIPISRPLIGPEEEEAVLAVLRSGMIAQGPEVERFEAEFATLCGTRYAVAVMNGTTALYLALLAHNIGPGDEVITTPFSFIATANSILMTGATPVFVDIDPRTYNMNPDLIAAAITSRTRAIMPVHLYGQPADMAPIVEIARRYHLAIIEDAAQAVGATYRQQPVGSFGVGCFSLYATKNVTSGEGGMITTNDPAIADRLRLLRSHGSRIRYYHEILGYNFRMTDLQAAIGRAQLAKCERFTAQRIANATFLSEHIRHPAVIKPYVRPDVRHVFHQYTIRVIGNRDAAIKQLNAAGVGTAIFYPLPIPQQPLYRKLGIEAETPVAERIAREIIALPVHPALNADELNQIAAAVNALTVNEPVLVA; from the coding sequence ATGATTCCGATTTCCCGACCGCTGATTGGCCCTGAGGAAGAAGAGGCCGTTTTGGCAGTGTTACGCTCAGGGATGATTGCGCAAGGGCCGGAAGTTGAGCGTTTTGAAGCCGAATTTGCCACCCTGTGCGGCACTCGTTATGCCGTTGCTGTGATGAATGGCACCACTGCGCTCTACCTGGCGTTGCTGGCTCACAATATTGGGCCAGGAGACGAAGTCATTACTACTCCCTTCAGTTTTATTGCTACAGCTAACAGTATTTTAATGACGGGTGCGACACCGGTTTTTGTTGATATTGATCCCAGAACCTACAACATGAACCCCGATCTGATTGCAGCCGCGATTACCTCACGGACACGAGCGATTATGCCGGTACATCTGTACGGTCAACCGGCAGACATGGCGCCGATTGTCGAAATTGCTCGACGATACCATCTAGCAATTATCGAAGATGCAGCGCAGGCAGTTGGCGCAACCTATCGCCAGCAACCGGTCGGTAGTTTTGGGGTGGGGTGCTTCTCGCTCTACGCGACCAAGAATGTTACCAGCGGCGAGGGCGGTATGATTACAACAAATGATCCGGCGATTGCCGACCGCCTGCGTCTCTTGCGCAGCCACGGTAGTCGCATTCGCTACTACCACGAAATACTTGGCTACAACTTCCGCATGACCGATCTGCAAGCGGCTATTGGCCGTGCCCAACTAGCGAAATGCGAACGGTTTACGGCGCAGCGGATTGCCAATGCGACGTTTCTCAGTGAACACATTCGCCATCCGGCGGTGATTAAGCCGTATGTACGACCAGATGTGCGTCACGTCTTTCATCAATATACGATCCGAGTGATCGGCAACCGTGATGCTGCGATCAAACAGTTGAATGCAGCCGGTGTTGGTACGGCAATCTTTTACCCTCTACCAATTCCACAGCAACCCCTCTACCGCAAGTTGGGAATTGAGGCAGAAACGCCGGTCGCTGAGCGGATAGCACGTGAAATTATCGCCTTGCCAGTACACCCGGCGCTCAATGCTGACGAGCTGAACCAGATCGCTGCCGCAGTGAATGCACTGACCGTAAATGAGCCGGTGCTGGTTGCCTGA
- a CDS encoding NAD(P)/FAD-dependent oxidoreductase: MVDIIGGGILGLSLAYELLKRDISVRVWERASTLGGLMGRTRFPELGGLECDRYYHAILSSDRTLMSLFDELGLRQRLHYTATKMGFYHNGHIYPMSTPLEFLRFPPLRLIDRLRLAYTILVCRRITDWRSLEQIPVAEWLTRLSGERTVRQVWAPLLRAKFDGDFSHVPATYIWSRLVRTTDTRTKGGSREVMCYLPNGYQELIDALAVAIRQRGGQIELNAAVETLRVEDNRITGLVVNGQEIPASNIVITAQTPIARRLLPPEAAMVSERWGQLDGFLGIVCMLLVMRRRLTPYYTLNITDERIPFTGVIETTNLIDPQYVGGYHLVYLPKYVAATSPFARMPDDELRTVFLSYLRHMFPDIRDEDIVAIRIGRERYVEPIHPVGATDRIPPITSDIEGLFLANTGQIYPQLTNGESVCAFARSVATQILPLVRSKPSAAILSVS, translated from the coding sequence ATGGTTGATATTATCGGCGGTGGCATTCTTGGCCTCAGCCTAGCCTACGAGTTGCTGAAACGCGACATATCGGTGCGAGTGTGGGAACGCGCATCAACACTAGGTGGTCTGATGGGGCGTACCCGTTTCCCTGAACTTGGTGGGCTAGAGTGTGATCGCTACTATCACGCAATCTTGAGTAGCGATCGCACCTTGATGAGCCTGTTCGATGAATTAGGACTACGTCAGCGCCTGCACTACACAGCGACCAAGATGGGCTTCTACCACAACGGTCACATCTATCCAATGTCCACGCCGCTCGAATTTCTTCGTTTCCCGCCCCTGCGCTTAATCGACCGACTGCGACTCGCTTATACCATTCTTGTCTGCCGTCGTATCACAGACTGGCGGAGCCTCGAACAGATACCCGTTGCCGAATGGCTGACCCGTCTCAGCGGCGAGCGCACGGTACGCCAGGTCTGGGCGCCGCTCCTGCGGGCGAAATTTGATGGCGATTTCAGTCACGTACCGGCAACCTATATCTGGTCGCGATTAGTACGGACTACCGACACTCGCACCAAAGGCGGTAGTCGAGAGGTGATGTGTTACCTGCCCAACGGCTATCAGGAGCTGATCGATGCCCTGGCAGTCGCCATTCGGCAGCGTGGTGGGCAGATCGAGTTAAACGCCGCCGTCGAAACGCTTCGAGTAGAAGACAATCGGATAACCGGCCTAGTTGTGAATGGTCAAGAGATTCCGGCCAGCAATATTGTGATCACCGCGCAAACCCCGATTGCCCGTCGTCTGTTGCCACCAGAAGCGGCGATGGTTTCTGAGCGTTGGGGTCAGCTCGATGGCTTTCTGGGTATTGTCTGCATGCTTCTGGTGATGCGGCGACGGTTGACGCCCTACTACACGCTCAATATCACCGACGAGCGCATTCCTTTTACAGGTGTAATCGAAACCACAAATCTGATCGATCCCCAGTATGTCGGCGGTTACCACCTTGTCTACCTGCCCAAATATGTCGCCGCAACTAGCCCGTTTGCTCGTATGCCCGATGATGAACTGCGCACGGTCTTTCTCAGCTACCTGCGCCATATGTTCCCCGACATTCGCGACGAAGACATTGTTGCCATCCGCATCGGTCGCGAACGGTACGTTGAACCAATCCATCCCGTCGGTGCGACTGATCGTATTCCGCCGATCACCAGTGATATTGAGGGTCTCTTTCTGGCAAACACTGGTCAGATTTATCCGCAACTGACTAATGGCGAGTCTGTCTGTGCATTTGCCCGTTCTGTAGCAACGCAGATTCTTCCTCTGGTCAGGAGCAAACCATCGGCCGCAATATTATCAGTTTCTTGA
- a CDS encoding sugar transferase — protein MSMTSIELTPVAYEHSHHQTTESQKIALLVALILGDALVVATSFVLAYIVRFFTNLPIFVEGAMQPEFYIPFIAILVPSWIVIFALHGLYQQKTIFNGTQEYHQIFNASSKGMLLVVTLTFFVPDIVIARGWLIISWILSFSLTILWRFSFRRIVYRFRERGYLTERVLIIGATEEGQAIAEQLCTERRAGAQIIGFVDDRLPVGSNVGTAHLRVLGTTGDFVRLVEQYAIEAIIVADTNLIRERLINLDGAMDVLNRLEVRLAPGLFDLLTIGVQVREQGAVPLLSLNKTRITGIHAVGKWLIDRLGALCGLILLAPLFLVVAIAIRLDSPGSIFHRRRVMGVGYRQFDAFKFRTMYIDGDQRLTPAQREELARCGKLKDDPRVTRVGKFLRRTSIDELPQLINVLLGQMSLVGPRMITAAEMHHFGRWQHNLLTVRPGLTGLWQISGRSNLGYADRVRLDMHYIRNYSIWLDLLIIYRTIPALLKGEGAY, from the coding sequence ATGAGCATGACCAGCATTGAACTAACTCCTGTGGCTTATGAACATTCCCATCATCAGACCACAGAATCTCAGAAGATAGCACTTCTCGTTGCTCTGATCCTGGGCGATGCCCTGGTGGTTGCGACTAGCTTTGTGCTCGCCTACATTGTTCGTTTCTTCACCAATCTCCCGATCTTTGTCGAAGGCGCCATGCAACCGGAGTTCTACATACCTTTCATCGCAATCCTCGTCCCGTCCTGGATCGTGATTTTTGCTCTGCATGGCTTGTACCAACAAAAGACCATATTCAACGGTACTCAAGAATATCATCAAATCTTTAATGCGTCGAGTAAGGGGATGCTCTTAGTGGTTACCCTGACCTTCTTCGTACCCGACATTGTTATTGCCCGTGGCTGGCTGATCATAAGTTGGATTCTTAGCTTCAGCCTGACCATTCTGTGGCGGTTTAGCTTTCGGCGCATCGTTTATCGGTTTCGTGAACGTGGTTATCTAACTGAGCGTGTCTTGATTATTGGTGCGACCGAAGAGGGGCAGGCCATTGCCGAGCAGTTATGTACCGAACGGCGGGCTGGGGCCCAGATTATCGGTTTTGTTGATGATCGGCTACCGGTGGGCAGCAACGTAGGGACAGCCCACCTTCGCGTATTGGGAACGACTGGCGATTTTGTTCGCCTGGTTGAGCAATACGCCATTGAGGCGATCATTGTTGCCGACACGAACTTGATTCGCGAGCGCCTGATCAATCTTGATGGCGCAATGGATGTGCTTAATCGCCTCGAAGTTCGACTGGCCCCTGGGTTGTTCGACCTGCTCACCATTGGGGTTCAGGTTCGTGAACAGGGCGCAGTGCCTCTGTTGAGTCTGAATAAAACGCGCATTACCGGCATTCACGCTGTTGGTAAATGGCTCATCGACAGATTGGGAGCATTGTGCGGTCTGATTCTGTTGGCCCCGCTTTTCCTGGTTGTCGCGATAGCCATTCGGCTCGATAGCCCCGGCAGCATCTTCCACCGGCGGCGCGTGATGGGTGTCGGATACCGTCAGTTTGATGCGTTCAAGTTCCGCACGATGTATATCGATGGCGATCAGCGCCTAACGCCAGCCCAACGTGAAGAACTGGCCCGTTGTGGAAAGCTCAAAGACGATCCGCGTGTGACCCGTGTTGGTAAGTTTCTGCGGCGCACCAGTATTGATGAATTACCGCAATTAATCAATGTCTTGCTCGGTCAGATGAGTCTGGTTGGGCCAAGAATGATTACAGCCGCCGAAATGCATCATTTCGGGCGCTGGCAACACAATCTCCTCACAGTACGTCCCGGCTTAACCGGATTATGGCAGATCAGTGGCCGCAGCAACCTTGGCTATGCCGATCGCGTCCGACTTGACATGCACTATATCCGCAATTACTCAATCTGGCTCGACCTGTTGATTATCTATCGCACGATTCCGGCCCTCTTGAAGGGGGAAGGAGCATATTGA
- a CDS encoding Gfo/Idh/MocA family protein, whose product MSRHILRAAVIGVGSMGRNHARVYASMPDVELVAVCDTDYAAATSLANIYRCRIYSDYRDMMASEELDLVSVVVPTKYHFAVASAAIARGIHVLVEKPIAATVEQGWLLIEAARRQGVILTVGHIERFNPAIIALKEQLDKHELGNLFQIISRRVGPFPGRIRDVGVAMDLATHEVDILNYLIGSPIVRMHVELHRHLHQSHEDIISVLLRFENGVIGILDINWLTPTKIRELSVIGERGMFVANYLTQDLTFYENDSCQGQAWPELALLGVSEGRSIRLKIARREPLYEELRSFCEAVRYGRAPVVSGEAGVAALAIANQIVEVGLRGQPASELIERALAVGG is encoded by the coding sequence ATGTCACGCCACATTCTTCGTGCTGCGGTTATTGGCGTAGGCAGTATGGGCCGTAATCATGCCCGTGTCTATGCGAGTATGCCCGACGTTGAACTGGTTGCAGTCTGTGATACCGATTATGCTGCGGCTACCAGTCTGGCTAACATTTACCGTTGTCGCATCTATAGCGATTACCGTGATATGATGGCAAGCGAGGAGCTTGATCTGGTCTCGGTTGTAGTTCCCACCAAATATCACTTTGCCGTTGCCAGTGCTGCAATTGCGCGTGGTATTCATGTGCTGGTGGAAAAGCCCATTGCTGCTACCGTCGAACAGGGCTGGTTGCTGATTGAAGCGGCGCGTCGCCAGGGAGTGATTCTCACTGTCGGCCATATCGAACGCTTTAATCCGGCAATTATTGCCTTGAAAGAACAGCTCGACAAGCACGAGCTGGGGAACCTCTTCCAGATTATATCGCGTCGGGTCGGGCCATTTCCAGGAAGAATTAGAGATGTTGGCGTTGCCATGGATCTGGCAACGCATGAAGTAGACATTCTCAACTACCTGATCGGCTCGCCAATTGTTCGCATGCATGTTGAATTACACCGTCACCTTCACCAAAGCCATGAAGATATTATTTCCGTATTACTCCGGTTTGAAAACGGTGTCATTGGCATCCTCGACATCAACTGGCTCACACCGACGAAGATTCGCGAGTTGAGTGTTATCGGTGAGCGGGGCATGTTCGTTGCTAACTATTTAACCCAAGACCTGACCTTTTACGAGAACGATTCGTGTCAGGGACAGGCTTGGCCGGAGCTGGCCCTGCTTGGAGTCAGTGAAGGGCGAAGCATTCGCTTGAAGATTGCACGCCGTGAACCACTGTACGAAGAGCTGCGTAGCTTCTGCGAAGCAGTTCGTTATGGTAGGGCGCCGGTGGTTAGCGGTGAAGCGGGAGTGGCTGCGCTTGCAATCGCGAACCAGATTGTCGAGGTTGGGTTGCGCGGACAACCAGCCTCTGAGTTGATCGAACGGGCACTGGCGGTCGGTGGGTGA
- a CDS encoding S9 family peptidase, producing the protein MAQLLHWLRNRLPSHRMAISLIMFLVMGCAVSHQPEARPTPALDPISAERREVRFMADDGTTLAGELTFPRKQALPALVVIIHHSGPVDRDAYGYLAELLVADGYAVFRFDKRGTGASAGTYGCCEATDALAAYHAAVNQTGIDPQRVFIVAQSIGTRYVAELFSEYVAATPPCGVALLSNLLGPAEIIAIAAPVHVIVADSEPELQRIGSAAVAAHNAHWSYGASLYIAEGAEHTLFDIRDGPIDWSDPNWVHRYHRGAMASLIEWLDERQCPPEEPGTSEEDRSGRSGAAPVL; encoded by the coding sequence ATGGCGCAATTATTGCACTGGCTCCGCAACAGGCTACCGTCCCATAGAATGGCGATAAGCCTGATCATGTTCCTGGTTATGGGTTGTGCCGTATCGCACCAACCGGAAGCACGACCTACCCCGGCGCTCGATCCGATCAGTGCCGAACGACGCGAAGTGCGCTTTATGGCTGATGATGGCACAACCCTGGCCGGTGAGTTAACTTTCCCACGGAAACAGGCCCTTCCGGCGCTGGTTGTGATCATTCATCACTCAGGACCGGTCGACCGTGATGCCTACGGTTATCTGGCCGAATTGCTGGTAGCCGACGGCTATGCCGTTTTCCGCTTCGATAAACGCGGCACCGGCGCGAGCGCCGGTACGTATGGTTGTTGTGAAGCGACTGATGCGCTGGCCGCTTATCATGCTGCCGTCAATCAGACCGGTATTGACCCCCAACGAGTATTCATCGTTGCCCAGAGTATCGGTACACGCTACGTCGCTGAATTATTCAGCGAATATGTTGCGGCAACCCCACCTTGCGGCGTCGCCCTGCTCTCGAATTTGTTAGGACCAGCAGAGATTATTGCGATTGCAGCACCCGTGCATGTGATCGTTGCCGACAGTGAACCGGAGTTGCAGCGGATTGGTTCAGCCGCAGTGGCTGCCCATAACGCACACTGGTCATACGGAGCCAGCCTCTACATCGCTGAAGGAGCCGAGCATACGCTGTTCGACATCCGGGATGGTCCGATTGATTGGAGTGATCCAAACTGGGTTCATCGTTACCATCGCGGTGCAATGGCAAGCCTGATAGAATGGTTGGACGAACGGCAATGCCCACCAGAGGAACCTGGGACATCAGAAGAAGATCGGTCGGGGCGCAGCGGTGCTGCGCCCGTACTATGA
- a CDS encoding exo-alpha-sialidase, which yields MKVRFALVAVVIAIACSFSADPAARGQGLWTQPIELSPPQYGQVPLDQLDRRYGWSWLPDMTLGPDGSVHVVWYGGLIVEQREGGTIDLLMYRRRNADGSWEPVRELMAPGTGGYTVRTSITLGRDGNLHLLYRAGIRIVYAHAPWDVAQQPTTWSEPRTISDGGYYVALAADLDGGLHAFWSDGVTENNNPACFQCGDLFYRRSTDNGVTWSPVVAVSQSDLGDNRPQVRVDHRNRIHLVWDEGADWYTGQGQPHYGVYRRSDDGGLTWTAPVRFSLPSAVVQVLRQQRRRTPNEGTEPPLEAVQQTALTVDGEGNPFVVYRGVHNNRLYFQRSLDGGDTWTPAVELPYVRARDINDNNLDYYSLAADGANNIHLLMVGFTATTTTDTPPALIHIVFDGTRWLPPRIIMQNQLYPELPRLAIYNGNQLHAVWFTRSRLFEGDRPQDRPIHQIWYSTARLNLPARPGIPLFTPTPLPPAPTKAAGIAPLPTPTPVVLPEEIRNAPVLQEPMNWELRGLSTIGIALAVSISLIGIIGGLIVWIRSRPY from the coding sequence ATGAAGGTGCGATTCGCCCTCGTTGCAGTTGTAATTGCCATTGCATGCAGTTTTAGCGCCGATCCTGCTGCACGTGGGCAAGGATTGTGGACACAACCGATTGAACTCTCCCCGCCACAGTACGGCCAGGTACCACTCGATCAGCTTGACCGTCGGTACGGCTGGTCATGGTTGCCCGACATGACCCTCGGCCCTGATGGAAGTGTCCATGTCGTCTGGTATGGAGGCCTTATTGTTGAGCAGCGCGAAGGTGGCACCATTGATTTGCTCATGTACCGACGGCGCAATGCGGATGGGAGTTGGGAGCCGGTCAGGGAATTAATGGCGCCAGGCACCGGAGGATATACCGTGCGAACTAGCATCACATTAGGACGTGATGGAAATCTTCATCTTCTCTACCGGGCAGGGATTAGAATTGTCTACGCTCATGCACCCTGGGACGTAGCCCAGCAACCAACCACGTGGTCAGAACCACGAACTATCAGTGATGGCGGTTATTACGTCGCGTTAGCAGCCGATCTCGACGGCGGCCTGCATGCGTTCTGGAGTGACGGGGTAACCGAAAATAATAACCCTGCGTGCTTTCAGTGTGGAGACCTTTTCTACCGACGTTCAACAGATAATGGTGTTACCTGGTCACCGGTTGTTGCTGTTTCACAAAGCGATTTAGGCGACAATCGACCACAGGTACGGGTTGATCACCGTAACCGGATTCATCTCGTCTGGGATGAGGGAGCAGACTGGTACACCGGTCAGGGTCAACCGCATTACGGTGTCTACCGACGCTCAGATGATGGTGGGCTAACATGGACAGCTCCGGTTCGATTCAGTTTACCATCAGCCGTTGTGCAAGTATTACGACAACAACGCCGACGAACCCCGAACGAAGGAACCGAGCCACCCCTCGAAGCGGTCCAACAAACGGCATTGACAGTCGATGGCGAGGGAAATCCGTTTGTAGTCTATCGTGGTGTACACAACAATCGGCTGTACTTCCAACGCTCCCTCGATGGCGGCGATACCTGGACACCGGCGGTTGAGTTACCTTACGTGCGGGCACGGGATATTAACGACAACAATCTCGATTATTATAGCCTTGCTGCTGATGGAGCAAATAATATCCACCTATTGATGGTTGGGTTTACAGCAACAACCACGACTGACACTCCACCAGCGCTTATTCACATCGTATTTGACGGCACCCGCTGGCTGCCACCACGCATTATTATGCAAAACCAACTCTATCCCGAATTGCCGCGGTTGGCAATCTACAACGGAAATCAGCTTCATGCAGTCTGGTTTACCCGTTCACGGCTGTTTGAAGGTGATCGACCACAAGACCGACCAATTCATCAGATCTGGTATAGCACTGCCCGACTCAACCTGCCAGCGCGTCCAGGAATACCACTCTTCACACCCACGCCGCTTCCTCCAGCACCAACTAAAGCGGCAGGTATAGCGCCATTACCAACGCCTACACCTGTCGTATTACCTGAAGAAATACGGAATGCACCGGTGCTGCAAGAACCAATGAACTGGGAATTACGAGGATTATCAACCATCGGTATTGCCCTTGCCGTCAGTATCAGTCTTATCGGCATCATTGGCGGGTTGATCGTCTGGATTCGCTCACGACCGTATTGA
- a CDS encoding O-antigen ligase → MQSFLRHIETPPWIERLPRPLVLGGILGGLLVYSSLIGIMFGTNRQLIGLALLAIPFGIIGLTLLMYRFEWFVLILPLTGLAMRPLAVPAGNGSELPISMLLTLALSGIWILSMIHRRTWQLVPSPLNKPLLAMMAICIFSVPWGILWADPILDWWIMGNFRMAQIASLLSLLGLLSIPLLVGRFIQHEWQIRAYLGMFIVCGFLMTAAQTFGINHVILTDMGLWGLWFALPLAGVIYLQPGIPWGWRLFGTTILIWHIWLVALRNSLWISGWLPTIVGLLLMALLTSRRIFFILLLLVAMNLTVGPGKHYIEQVVNDNVQEGGLDRLDIWARNLWVAQQHWLFGTGVGGYAPYNMTYFRYDARSTHNNYFDILAQFGVVGSGIWLWLAIVSLYYGWQTIRMAPVGILRTTAIVATSGWAAAQFSMMLGDWVLPFLYNQGVPGYRYTMYSWIFVGLLISIRHLIKRQTET, encoded by the coding sequence ATGCAATCGTTCTTGCGTCATATTGAAACACCCCCATGGATCGAGCGTCTACCACGACCGCTCGTGTTAGGGGGCATCCTTGGAGGGCTGCTCGTCTACAGCTCGCTGATCGGTATCATGTTTGGTACTAATCGCCAACTGATCGGATTAGCCCTCCTGGCCATACCATTCGGGATCATCGGATTAACCCTCCTGATGTATCGGTTTGAGTGGTTTGTGCTGATCTTGCCCCTCACCGGGCTGGCAATGCGTCCACTGGCAGTTCCAGCCGGCAACGGGAGTGAATTACCGATCAGTATGCTCTTAACGCTGGCCCTGAGCGGGATTTGGATTCTGAGTATGATCCATCGCCGTACCTGGCAACTGGTGCCGTCACCGCTCAACAAACCACTGTTAGCAATGATGGCGATCTGTATATTCTCAGTTCCGTGGGGCATCCTCTGGGCGGATCCGATCCTTGACTGGTGGATTATGGGTAATTTTCGGATGGCTCAGATCGCCTCCCTCCTTTCATTGCTGGGATTGTTAAGTATTCCGTTACTAGTCGGACGTTTCATCCAACACGAGTGGCAGATTAGAGCCTACCTGGGAATGTTTATCGTATGCGGCTTTCTCATGACAGCAGCGCAGACCTTCGGGATTAATCACGTGATCCTGACCGACATGGGGTTATGGGGTCTCTGGTTTGCGTTACCATTAGCCGGCGTCATCTATTTGCAACCGGGTATACCCTGGGGATGGCGATTGTTCGGCACGACAATCCTGATTTGGCATATCTGGCTGGTAGCCCTGCGGAACTCACTCTGGATTTCGGGCTGGCTACCAACGATCGTTGGGTTACTGCTCATGGCGTTGCTCACCTCACGCCGTATCTTTTTTATTCTATTGCTCCTGGTTGCCATGAATCTAACAGTAGGACCGGGCAAACATTACATCGAGCAGGTTGTTAATGACAACGTTCAAGAGGGTGGATTAGATCGACTCGACATCTGGGCACGGAATCTCTGGGTGGCACAGCAACACTGGCTTTTTGGTACCGGTGTTGGGGGCTACGCTCCTTACAACATGACCTATTTCCGTTACGATGCCCGTTCGACACATAACAACTACTTCGATATTCTAGCTCAATTCGGGGTCGTGGGCTCAGGAATCTGGCTCTGGCTTGCGATAGTAAGCCTATATTACGGCTGGCAAACCATTCGGATGGCCCCGGTCGGTATCCTGCGCACAACGGCGATTGTGGCAACGAGTGGCTGGGCAGCCGCCCAGTTCTCGATGATGCTAGGTGATTGGGTATTACCTTTTCTCTACAACCAGGGAGTACCTGGCTATAGATACACCATGTACAGTTGGATCTTCGTTGGTTTGCTAATCAGCATCCGACACCTGATAAAGAGGCAGACAGAGACATGA